From Malaciobacter mytili LMG 24559:
TAAGTTCTTTTCCTTCATATATTAAAGCATCTAAAGAGATATTTTGTTCATTATATTTTTCAAATATTAGTTTTGCTGTTTCTTCAATATTTGAAAAAGCATATTCCCAACCTCTTAAAGAAGCATTTTTAAAATCTATTACTCTTTGTTCATTATTTTTAATTTCATATTCACTTGTAAATAAAAAATCACTATACATATCAAATCCAAAATCTTTTGGATAAAAAACATTATAACCAATATTCATTTTTTGTAAATCATAAGGTGTTTTAGAAATATATGCAGAAATAACATCTGTTTTTTTATTTACTAAATCCATAATATTATGAGAATGTTTTAAAAAGTTTAATTTTTTAAAATCAACTTTTTGTGAGCTTATCATTGCTTTTATTGATACTTCACTAGCATCATCAATTGTAGTCATAATTCTTTTATTTACAAAATTTCTAATTGAATTAATTCCTGTGTTATCTAAAGAGAGCAATATTAAAGGGGAAGCTTGAAATAAGGCATATAAAGCAACTATATTTTTATTATTACTTCTATCTAAAAGTAAAGTTTCTCGCCCTACTGCAAAAGTAGCTTTTTTATTATGTACTTCATCAGGTGCATTTATTCCAAAATCAAATTTTTTAATTTTAACATCCATGCCAACATCTTTGTAGAAACCTTTTTCTTTTGCAATATAATATCCAGCAAATTGGAATTGATCAAACCATGATAATTGAAGAGATACCTTATCTAGTTCTTTGGCAAATGAATATTGAAAATGAAATAAAATAAATAATAAATAGATTAAATTTTTAAGTTTAAATATCAAATATTAATCCTAATTTTTTTATTTTAGTATAACAAATATAGATTGAATTTTTGATTATTTTTGAAGTATTAAAGTGGATGGGGTAGCAGGATTCGAACCTGCGAATGACGGTACCAAAAACCGTTGCCTTACCGCTTGGCGATACCCCAACAATGGAGCTGGTGAAGGGACTTGAACCCCCGACCTGCTGATTACAAATCAGCTGCTCTAGCCAACTGAGCTACACCAGCTTTATATGTGGTGTCAAGAGAGAGACTTGAACTCTCGACCTCCGGCTTATGAGACCAGCGCTCTAGCCAGCTGAGCTACCTTGACATATAAAGATTTTTTATTAATTTTGGTTGCGGAAACAGGATTTGAACCTGTGACCTTCGGGTTATGAGCCCGACGAGCTACCTGGCTGCTCTATTCCGCGATATGATAATGGAGCGGGAGACGAGACTCGAACTCGCGACAATCTGCTTGGAAGGCAGAAGCTCTAGCCAACTGAGCTACTCCCGCAAAATTGGATTGAAATTATATCAATCAAAACTTAAAATAAAATAATGGAGCGGGAGACGAGACTCGAACTCGCGACAATCTGCTTGGAAGGCAGAAGCTCTAGCCAACTGAGCTACTCCCGCGTATGGTGGGTCATGAAGGACTCGAACCTTCGACCACTCGGTTATGAGCCGAGTGCTCTAACCAGCTGAGCTAATGACCCACTTTCTCATTATTTATTTTAATAAATGGCGGACAGAGAGGGATTCGAACCCTCGGTACCGTTACCAGTACGCTTCCTTAGCAGGGAAGTGGTTTCAGCCAACTCACCCATCTGTCCATAATTCGTTTAGCTTTTAAGTAGTTCCTTAAAAACTGGATGGGAATTATAATGGTTACACACTTAATTTCCACTTAAATTTTTTGATATTTTTTATAAAATAGTCAAATTTTATAAAATTTGACTATTTATATCTGTTTTAATATTTTTTCTACTACTTCTTTTGGTTCATTTGCTTTATATATAGGTCTTCCCACAACTATAAAATCAACTAACTCTTCTTTTGCAAAATTTATATCTGCAACTCTTTTTTGATCACCTGAATCTTCACCAAAAGGTCTAATACCAGGACAAAGAGTTATAAAATCTTTTGAAGTACTATTTTTTATATCTTTACTTTCATATGCAGAACAAACAACACCATCTATTCCAGATATATATGTATCTATTGCAAACTGTGTTGCTTTTGTATTTATATCTTCATTATATACAGCTTTAAAACTATCATTATCAAATGAAGTAAGTGCAGTTACCGCTAATACTAATGGTCTATTTGGAATATCTTTTATTCTTTGCATTACAGTTTTCATAGCTTCTGTTCCTGCACTTGCATGAACATTAAACATATCAACTATTCCAAACTTTGATATTTCTTCAGCTGCATCTGCCATAGTATTTGGAATATCATAAAGTTTTAAATCCAAAAATATTTTAAAATTAGAATTTATTTGTTTTAATTGTTCTAAAAATGCCTTTCCATCTCTTATATAACTTCTAAATCCAACTTTTAACCAAACATTATCAGTTATATTTTCATTATTTATTTTTTTTACTAATTCTAAATTTTCTTTTGCAGTAGGTAAATCCAATGATATACATAATTTCACAATTATGCCCTTTTAACTTTATCTAACACACCATTAATAAATTTAGGTGCATTATCACTTGCAAGTCTTTTAGCAAGTTCAATTGCTTCATTTATAATAATAGGTTTATCTAATTTTTCAAAAAGTGTTTCATATACAGCAAGTCTTAAAATTGCTTTTTCTACATTTCCTAAATCATTTAAGCCACCTTGATTTAAATGACTCTGTATTTCATTATCTATTACTTCTAAATTATTTATAACCCCATTAAAAAGATTTAATGCAAAATCTTTTTGTTTATTTCTAATCTTTTTATCTTCTAAAAGATCATCCACATATTTAATAATTCCATCATTTCCTAAATCTACTGCGTATAATAATCCTATAACTGATTCTCTAGCTTGTGTTCTTGTTGCCATTATTTTCCTAACTCATTGTATAAATCTAACATTTCAATGATAGTTACCATTGCTTCTGCACCTTTATTTCCAACTTTAGAACCTGCTCTCTCAATTGCTTGTTCAATTGTATCAGTTGTTAATACTCCATTTGAAACAGGTTTACCATATTTTAAAGTAACTGTTGCTATACCTTTTGTAGCTTCTGCTGAGATATAATCAAAATGAGGAGTTGCTCCTCTAATTACTGCACCAACACAACATACAGCATCATATTTTCCAGTTTCAAGTGCTTTTTCTAAAGCAAAAGGAATTTCAAATGCACCTGGAACTAAAATTAAATCTAAATTCTCTTCATTTCCACCATGTCTAATAAAAGCATCTCTTGCACCTTCAACTAATCTATCAGTGATAATGTGATTAAATCTTCCATTGATAATAAGGATTTTTTCATCACCTTTTAATCTTAATTTTCCTTCTATTATGTTCATTTTTTCTCCAATAAAATCTTCTTTTTAATTTATTATTTTTTGGATTATATCCAAAAATATATTAATTCGCAGGACTGCTTAATTTTTTAAGGCTTCTTTTATAGCAAATATCTCTTCAACTGTTTTATATAATTTATCAACTTGAAGCATATTAGGACCATCACTTTTTGCAATACTTGGATTTATATGAGTTTCAAAAAAGAAACCATCAACACCAACAGCAGCAGCAGCTTTTGCCATATAAGGAACAAAATCTGAATTACCTCCTGTTGTTCCACCTGTACTTGGAATTTGTACTGAATGAGTAGCATCAAAAATTACAGGAGCATACTCTCTCATTAAAATTAAGTTTCTCATATCTACAACAAGAGCCCCATATCCAAAAGTATTACCTCTTTCACAAAGCCAAACACCATTGTCTTTAGAAACTTGATAATTTAGT
This genomic window contains:
- the pyrF gene encoding orotidine-5'-phosphate decarboxylase, with the translated sequence MKLCISLDLPTAKENLELVKKINNENITDNVWLKVGFRSYIRDGKAFLEQLKQINSNFKIFLDLKLYDIPNTMADAAEEISKFGIVDMFNVHASAGTEAMKTVMQRIKDIPNRPLVLAVTALTSFDNDSFKAVYNEDINTKATQFAIDTYISGIDGVVCSAYESKDIKNSTSKDFITLCPGIRPFGEDSGDQKRVADINFAKEELVDFIVVGRPIYKANEPKEVVEKILKQI
- the nusB gene encoding transcription antitermination factor NusB translates to MATRTQARESVIGLLYAVDLGNDGIIKYVDDLLEDKKIRNKQKDFALNLFNGVINNLEVIDNEIQSHLNQGGLNDLGNVEKAILRLAVYETLFEKLDKPIIINEAIELAKRLASDNAPKFINGVLDKVKRA
- the ribH gene encoding 6,7-dimethyl-8-ribityllumazine synthase, coding for MNIIEGKLRLKGDEKILIINGRFNHIITDRLVEGARDAFIRHGGNEENLDLILVPGAFEIPFALEKALETGKYDAVCCVGAVIRGATPHFDYISAEATKGIATVTLKYGKPVSNGVLTTDTIEQAIERAGSKVGNKGAEAMVTIIEMLDLYNELGK